The following are from one region of the Rosistilla carotiformis genome:
- a CDS encoding isoprenyl transferase, whose product MSQAEPTPSTHAPAITADALPKHIAIIMDGNGRWAQRRGLPRIEGHRHGVDTVRRTTEKCASLGIEALTLYCFSSENWKRPPVELDFLMHLLEQYLVEERRTLIDNGLRLNMIGRRDRLPAAVLRELEITQQLCAEHTGMQLVLAVDYGGRAEIVEAVRRLASKAQSGELQPDAIDEAMVADHLYTAGMPDPDLLIRTGGDMRISNYLLWQISYAELWVTDRSWPDFREEDLMQALHDFSGRQRRFGGLLPS is encoded by the coding sequence ATGTCTCAGGCTGAACCCACCCCATCGACCCACGCCCCTGCCATCACGGCCGATGCGTTGCCCAAGCACATCGCCATCATCATGGATGGCAATGGCCGCTGGGCTCAACGACGTGGCTTACCGCGGATCGAAGGCCATCGGCACGGTGTCGATACCGTGCGCCGGACGACTGAAAAGTGTGCCTCGCTTGGGATCGAAGCCCTCACGTTATATTGCTTCAGCAGTGAAAATTGGAAACGACCTCCGGTCGAACTCGATTTCTTAATGCATCTGTTGGAGCAGTATTTGGTCGAAGAGCGGCGGACGCTGATCGATAACGGCTTGCGATTGAACATGATCGGGCGCCGCGACCGGTTGCCCGCGGCGGTTCTTCGCGAGCTGGAAATTACGCAGCAGTTGTGCGCCGAACACACCGGCATGCAGCTGGTGTTGGCGGTCGATTATGGAGGACGTGCCGAGATCGTCGAAGCGGTGCGTCGTTTGGCTTCCAAGGCCCAAAGTGGTGAATTGCAACCCGATGCGATCGATGAAGCGATGGTCGCCGATCATCTCTATACCGCTGGGATGCCGGATCCCGATCTGTTGATCCGCACCGGCGGTGACATGCGGATCAGCAACTATCTCTTGTGGCAGATCAGTTACGCCGAACTCTGGGTAACCGATCGATCATGGCCCGACTTCCGCGAAGAAGATCTGATGCAAGCGCTGCATGATTTCTCGGGGCGGCAGCGTCGCTTTGGCGGGCTTCTGCCCAGCTGA
- a CDS encoding adenylosuccinate synthase, whose protein sequence is MPGTCVIGLQWGDEAKGKLVDLLAKDYEMVVRYAGGANAGHTVVSGDETYKLHHIPSGILHPSVQNMITPGVVINPTTLLEEIDGLAARGVRCVDNMRISERAHLVMPWHMIEDRIINEHRSVGNESIGTTNRGIGPCYRDKVGRTHAVRMTDLMQADRAERIAAVAAQKYRLLEGMGASADELASIEPSNVAAIAGGWADRLREFTGDTTEPVLAACEANRKVLFEGAQGALLDIDHGTYPFVTSSNASGVGVCAGAGVPPRWINEVVGVCKAYSTRVGGGPFPTELHDEIGDKIRKLGNEYGTTTGRPRRCGWLDAVALRYTARLSGVSRLSLMMMDVLSHLDEIKICVAYEIDGKQTKHFPCHADEVRRCKPVYETIPGWKTPVDDARTLEELPEGAHRYIRRVEELIGFPVGIISVGPDRAQTIFTEQTKLDLAIA, encoded by the coding sequence GTGCCAGGAACTTGTGTAATAGGGCTGCAGTGGGGCGATGAAGCCAAGGGTAAGCTTGTCGATCTGCTGGCCAAAGATTACGAAATGGTCGTGCGTTACGCCGGGGGTGCCAATGCGGGGCACACCGTCGTGAGCGGCGACGAAACGTACAAACTGCATCATATTCCCAGCGGCATCCTGCATCCGTCGGTCCAGAACATGATCACCCCCGGCGTGGTCATCAATCCCACCACGCTGTTGGAAGAGATCGATGGATTGGCCGCACGCGGCGTCCGCTGTGTCGACAACATGCGAATCAGCGAACGAGCCCACTTGGTCATGCCGTGGCACATGATCGAAGACCGGATCATCAACGAACATCGCAGCGTTGGCAACGAATCGATCGGCACCACAAATCGTGGTATCGGACCATGTTACCGCGACAAGGTGGGCCGAACGCATGCGGTTCGAATGACCGATCTGATGCAAGCCGATCGCGCGGAACGGATCGCCGCCGTCGCCGCGCAGAAGTACCGGCTGTTGGAAGGGATGGGGGCTTCGGCCGACGAATTGGCCAGCATCGAACCGAGTAATGTGGCGGCGATCGCTGGCGGTTGGGCCGACCGGCTTCGCGAATTCACAGGTGACACGACCGAGCCGGTCTTGGCTGCTTGTGAAGCGAATCGCAAGGTTCTGTTCGAAGGCGCTCAAGGGGCGCTGTTGGACATCGATCACGGCACCTATCCGTTCGTCACCAGCAGCAATGCTTCGGGCGTTGGCGTTTGTGCCGGTGCGGGAGTTCCACCGCGTTGGATCAATGAAGTTGTCGGCGTTTGTAAAGCGTACAGCACACGCGTCGGCGGCGGTCCGTTCCCAACCGAATTGCACGACGAAATCGGCGACAAGATTCGCAAGCTGGGCAATGAATACGGCACAACCACCGGGCGGCCACGTCGTTGCGGATGGCTCGACGCCGTCGCCTTGCGTTACACCGCTCGGTTGAGCGGCGTCTCGCGTCTGTCGTTGATGATGATGGACGTGTTGAGCCATCTGGACGAAATCAAGATCTGTGTTGCTTATGAAATCGACGGCAAGCAGACCAAACATTTCCCTTGCCACGCCGATGAAGTGCGTCGCTGCAAACCGGTTTACGAAACCATTCCGGGCTGGAAGACTCCCGTCGATGACGCGCGGACTCTGGAAGAATTGCCCGAAGGAGCGCATCGGTACATCCGCCGCGTGGAAGAGTTGATCGGATTCCCCGTGGGAATCATTTCGGTGGGACCGGATCGAGCGCAAACGATTTTTACCGAGCAAACAAAGTTGGACTTGGCGATCGCGTAA